The Salvelinus sp. IW2-2015 linkage group LG15, ASM291031v2, whole genome shotgun sequence genome includes a region encoding these proteins:
- the LOC111975054 gene encoding leucine zipper putative tumor suppressor 1-like: MGSVSSFISGPSLHSKHCQATEYKLKKAGHPRKTGRSLDGLLKYSFAQGSSNHTTKDISQAGRSEDLFYLKVSQKSRMTHRRGVPTEDRVGEGHSTDMEPDSRVTPKLLPMSGKLEKNMDKALIXPTAFKPVIPRSTSSTETHNNLTHLLSPPERTRDSQEPKQDTFSGTLSDSGQDSMSSLPTHSTSGSHSASTGPLTQCAEGSAHDMTHPQQPPLSTWTNGNGISASARVAALSNGGAAKANRDTVSLPSPQQPSPLLEEMGGCNRSPISTDESLIELLEQRLLESETELQELQVSFEDKEVDTCQLFEEKQRYCVEEMEGLKQRCSTKLRQVSQRAVMNHHALQLKVSQLQQDNQRLQDELVQMTQEKDLIEVKLMSFEMEKNQLDPTLEETQWEVCQKSGEISLLKQQLRDSQACVTHKLNDIVSLKASLKETRSKMEALEKQNKLQEEKIRSRSVDVEVCHNELQRKKNEADLLRAKVDILETDINEMKKDLALAKEQRQQQKAKLEAQAQERSDQAQERSDQSGGTGGSMSTDSLQREVKKLKVELREERETQERLSNSFEHERQTWNREKDRVIKYQKQLQLNYLQMHKKNQDLKRILQELTAELESRPEFDVDIHSSGLHYEDIIATEM; encoded by the exons ATGGGAAGTGTCAGCAGCTTCATCTCAGGTCCCAGTCTCCACAGCAAGCACTGTCAGGCCACGGAGTACAAACTAAAGAAGGCAGGCCATCCCCGGAAAACAGGCCGGAGCCTGGATGGCCTACTGAAGTACAGCTTTGCTCAGGGGTCTTCCAACCACACCACAAAAGACATCTCTCAGGCAGGCAGGAGTGAGGACTTATTTTACTTAAAGGTGAGCCAGAAGTCGCGGATGACTCACCGCAGAGGCGTACCAACAGAAGATCGTGTAGGAGAGGGACATTCTACTGATATGGAACCAGACAGTAGAGTGACACCTAAACTGCTGCCTATGTCTGGGAAACTGGAGAAG AATATGGACAAGGCTTTGATCYGGCCCACAGCCTTCAAGCCAGTCATCCCCAGGAGCACCTCTTCCACAGAGACTCACAACAACCTCACCCACCTCCTTAGTCCCCCAGAGAGGACCAGAGACTCTCAGGAGCCCAAACAGGACACATTTTCAGGGACCCTCTCAGACTCTGGGCAGGATTCAATGTCCAGCCTGCCTACTCACAGCACCAGTGGGAGCCACAGTGCTTCCACAGGCCCATTGACTCAGTGTGCAGAAGGCTCAGCCCATGACATGACCCATCCCCAGCAGCCCCCCCTCTCTACATGGACCAACGGGAATGGCATAAGTGCCAGTGCTAGGGTCGCAGCTCTAAGCAATGGAGGGGCAGCGAAGGCTAACAGGGACACCGTCTCCCTCCCCTCACCTCAGCAGCCTAGCCCTCTCTTGGAGGAGATGGGGGGCTGTAATCgctcacccatctccacagatgagtCCCTAATTGAGCTGCTGGAGCAGAGGCTGCTGGAGAgtgagacagagctgcaggagctaCAGGTGAGCTTTGAGGACAAAGAGGTGGACACGTGCCAGCTGTTTGAGGAGAAGCAGAGGTATTGTGTTGAGGAGATGGAGGGCCTGAAGCAGAGGTGCTCCACCAAGCTCAGGCAGGTCTCCCAGAGGGCTGTGATGAACCACCATGCCTTGCAGCTGAAGGTCAGCCAGCTGCAGCAGGACAACCAGAGGCTCCAGGACGAGCTGGTCCAGATGACCCAGGAGAAGGACCTGATAGAGGTCAAACTGATGTCGTTTGAGATGGAGAAGAACCAACTAGACCCCACCTTAGAGGAGACCCAGTGGGAG GTCTGCCAAAAGTCTGGGGAGATCTCGCTGCTGAAGCAGCAACTCAGGGACTCCCAGGCTTGTGTCACTCACAAGCTGAATGACATCGTCAGCCTCAAGGCCTCGCTGAAGGAGACCCGGTCCAAAATGGAGGCACTGGAAAAGCAGAACAAATTGCAGGAGGAAAAGATACGCTCTCGCAGTGTGGATGTCGAG GTATGCCACAATGAGCTCCAGCGCAAGAAGAACGAGGCTGATCTACTAAGAGCAAAGGTGGACATACTGGAGACAGACATCAATGAAATGAAAAAGGACCTGGCCCTGGCAAAAGAACAGAGGCAGCAGCAAAAGGCCAAACTGGAGGCCCAGGCCCAGGAGAGGTCAGACCAGGCCCAGGAGAGGTCAGACCAGAGTGGGGGCACTGGAGGGAGCATGAGCACTGACTCCCTCCAGAGAGAGGTGAAGAAACTGAAAGTGGAgctcagggaagagagagagactcaggagAGGCTGTCGAACAGCTTTGAGCATGAGAGACAGACGTGGAACAGGGAGAAGGACAGAGTCATCAAGTACCAGAAGCAGCTTCAGCTCAACTATCTGCAGATGCACAAGAAGAACCAAGACCTGAAGAGGATCCTGCAGGAGCTCACAGCAGAGCTGGAGAGTCGACCGGAGTTTGACGTGGACATCCACAGCTCAGGGTTACACTATGAGGATATTATCGCCACAGAAATGTGA